GAAATATCAGCTAATATAAATTGACATTATCAAAATATATTACTATAATTTGATTACATTAAAAATATCTTTTGTCATTTTTTGATTCTATAAAAATTATATTTTGCGCTAAGGGATCAACATAAAATTTTAAGAGGTGATAATCCTGAACAAGTCGTTAGAAATGGATTTTTCCCGGGTAGGCTACTCCAATAAGATACGCGAAGTTGCTTTGGGAACAAAAGATATCTCATTGGAGGAGTTTATTGCCGTCGTGCGGTACGGCAGCAGAGTGGTCCTAACAAGGGAATATCTTGAGAGGGTGACAAAATCACGCAGCCTGGTGGAAAAATTTTTGGCGGAGAACCGGGCGATCTACGGTCTGACCACGGGGTTCGGCGATAATGTACGCAGGGTGATCCCGCAAAATGAAGCGGAGCTGCTTCAGCGTAATATCATACGTTCTCACTCCGTATCCGTCGGAGAACCGCTTTCCGAAGAGGGGGTGCGCGCCCTCTGGCTGATGCAGCTTTTGAGCCTTGGGCGCGGCTATTCCGGCATCCGTCCCGAGGTCTTACAGCTGATTGCCAATTGCCTTAACAAGGGCATTTTTCCCGTCGCGCCGGCTGAGGGATGCATCCAGAACCTGCCGGTCGAAGGTTATGTGAACCTGGTGCTGATGGGTGAGGGACAAGCTTGGTATGGAGGCCGGCTTATGTCGGGAGCCGATGCTCTGACCGCAGCGGGGCTGAGACAGATCTCTCCGGCCTGCAAAGAAGGGCTCTGCCTTACTAACGGCATCAACGGCGCCACAGGCGTCGCGCTTATCGCCCTTAATGATTCTATCGTGGCGGCGCAGACGGCGGATATCGTTGGGACGATGGCCTATGAGGTATTGCGCGGCACGCTTCTCGCCTGTGATCCAAGGCTGCATTCCGTGAAGGCTCATGCGGAGCAGGCAGGGGCCGCGGCGAATGTGAGAATGCTACTGCATGACAGCGAGATCGCGAAAAATTCCCTTCATTTAAGAGTTCAGGACCCTTATGTTATTCGTTGTCTGCCGCATGTGCACGGAGCCGCTAAACGGTTTATTAAAGATGTGGCCAGAAGCCTCCTGCGCGAGATGTTATCCTGCAACGACAATCCCGTAGTTTGGCCCGAAGATGGCGGCGAAGGTTTGATGGGGTCAAATTTTGACGGTACATACACCGGAGCGGGAGCCGATATTCTCTGTATGGCCTGTGCCAACCTCGCGAAAATATCCGAGCGCCGTACCGATAAGCTGACCAATCAAAGTCTGAGCGGCGGTT
The genomic region above belongs to Cloacibacillus sp. and contains:
- a CDS encoding aromatic amino acid ammonia-lyase → MDFSRVGYSNKIREVALGTKDISLEEFIAVVRYGSRVVLTREYLERVTKSRSLVEKFLAENRAIYGLTTGFGDNVRRVIPQNEAELLQRNIIRSHSVSVGEPLSEEGVRALWLMQLLSLGRGYSGIRPEVLQLIANCLNKGIFPVAPAEGCIQNLPVEGYVNLVLMGEGQAWYGGRLMSGADALTAAGLRQISPACKEGLCLTNGINGATGVALIALNDSIVAAQTADIVGTMAYEVLRGTLLACDPRLHSVKAHAEQAGAAANVRMLLHDSEIAKNSLHLRVQDPYVIRCLPHVHGAAKRFIKDVARSLLREMLSCNDNPVVWPEDGGEGLMGSNFDGTYTGAGADILCMACANLAKISERRTDKLTNQSLSGGYPAFLAQTPGVDNGYMIPQYTAAGLVGEIRGLCIPATGDSIPVSANWEDPISMAWWAAMKAVDVTRKLHYIQAIELMVMARAFDLTPAEAGRFSSITTLVHDKIRAKVPYVNGDRYFSPDIEEIYSLVSDGNIVREVQSVTGPLVF